In Streptomyces violaceusniger Tu 4113, one DNA window encodes the following:
- a CDS encoding ABC transporter permease: protein MTALAPHLARTRRKSVRAARLPRSLGRVLATAGTVFLLSSALTFGLGALSGANPAAAVLGETATPADIARMNQQFGLDRPLWEQYVSWLGHAFTGDLGRSWFTTVPVADSIRQAMPVDLSIAGLALLMAVVLGGAAGVAAALRAGGRLDRAVTALCALLGTLPGFVVAIALVTVFSLKLGWLPSGGYVPLDMDPAQWLRYTVMPALALSLEAAAAIARQLRTSLVGTLRENYVTGAVMRGLPARRVVFGHALRNAAGPALTALGMSVPMLLGGAVVTQQIFALPGLAQLTLQSAEQHDIPVIQGTLLVTIAVVLVVNVAVNAALLALNPAARRREVTR, encoded by the coding sequence ATGACCGCGCTCGCTCCGCACCTCGCGCGCACCCGGCGGAAGTCCGTACGGGCGGCCCGTCTCCCGCGCTCGCTCGGCCGCGTCCTCGCCACGGCGGGCACGGTCTTCCTGCTGTCCTCCGCGCTCACCTTCGGCCTCGGCGCGCTCTCCGGGGCCAATCCGGCGGCGGCGGTGCTCGGCGAGACGGCGACGCCCGCCGATATCGCCCGGATGAACCAGCAGTTCGGCCTCGACCGGCCGCTGTGGGAGCAGTACGTGTCGTGGCTGGGACATGCCTTCACCGGGGATCTGGGCCGCTCGTGGTTCACCACGGTCCCGGTGGCCGACAGCATCCGGCAGGCGATGCCGGTGGATCTGTCCATCGCCGGGCTCGCGCTGCTGATGGCCGTGGTGCTGGGCGGAGCCGCCGGTGTCGCCGCCGCGCTCCGGGCCGGCGGACGGCTGGACCGCGCCGTCACCGCGCTGTGCGCGCTGCTCGGCACCCTGCCCGGTTTCGTCGTGGCCATCGCGCTGGTCACGGTGTTCTCGCTGAAGCTGGGGTGGCTGCCGTCCGGTGGCTATGTGCCGCTGGACATGGACCCCGCGCAGTGGCTGCGGTACACCGTGATGCCCGCGCTCGCACTGAGCCTGGAGGCCGCTGCCGCCATCGCCCGTCAACTGCGCACCTCGCTGGTGGGGACGTTGCGGGAGAACTATGTGACGGGTGCGGTGATGCGCGGATTGCCCGCCCGGCGCGTGGTGTTCGGCCATGCTCTGCGCAACGCGGCCGGACCGGCGCTGACGGCGCTCGGGATGAGCGTGCCGATGCTGCTCGGCGGTGCGGTGGTCACCCAGCAGATCTTCGCGCTGCCCGGTCTCGCCCAGCTCACCCTGCAGTCGGCGGAGCAGCACGACATCCCGGTGATCCAGGGGACGCTGCTGGTGACCATCGCGGTGGTCCTGGTCGTCAACGTGGCCGTCAACGCGGCACTGCTCGCGCTGAATCCGGCCGCCCGGCGCCGCGAGGTGACGCGC